One genomic segment of Arachis duranensis cultivar V14167 chromosome 4, aradu.V14167.gnm2.J7QH, whole genome shotgun sequence includes these proteins:
- the LOC107486087 gene encoding LOW QUALITY PROTEIN: acyl-coenzyme A thioesterase 2, chloroplastic (The sequence of the model RefSeq protein was modified relative to this genomic sequence to represent the inferred CDS: deleted 1 base in 1 codon), whose protein sequence is MDLNNSPSSNNTNTYITIPVNGTIPVFTTAPFDNNTTPPSTAADRKPIALWPGMYHSPVTTALWEARTKIFERLLDPPRDAPPQGALLTKKPSQSRTSIIYNFSSDFVLREQYRDPWNEVRIGKLLEDLDALAGTISVKHCSDEASTTRPLIVVTASVDKIVLKRPISVDNDLKIVGSVIWVGRSSIEIQLEVTQCKEDGSASDSVALTANFIFVARDSITGKAAPVNRLSPETEHEKLLYEQAEARNNLKKRKRGGEKRDFENGEANRLQALLAEGRIFCDMPALADRDSILLRDTSLENALICQPQQRNIHGRIFGGFLMHRAFELAFSTAYAFAGLVPCFLEVDHVDFLRKCCQVDVGDFLRLKSCVLYTELHDPDQPLINVEVVAHVTRPELRSSEVSNTFHFTFTVRPEAKAKKNGFKLRNVVPATEEEARRILERIDADNLNEYFRT, encoded by the exons ATGGACTTGAACAATTCTCCTTCTTCCAATAACACCAACACCTACATCACAATCCCCGTTAATGGAACAATCCCTGTTTTCACCACCGCCCCTTTTGACAACAACACCACTCCTCCCTCCACCGCCGCCGACCGCAAACCCATCGCATTATGGCCCGGTATGTACCATTCTCCGGTCACCACCGCACTCTGGGAAGCAAGGACCAAGATCTTCGAGAGGCTTCTCGACCCACCTAGGGACGCGCCACCGCAGGGCGCGTTGCTCACTAAGAAACCGTCGCAGAGCAGGACCAGCATCATCTACAATTTCTCCTCCGATTTCGTCCTCAGAGAGCAGTATAGGGACCCTTGGAATGAGGTCAGGATTGGAAAGTTGTTAGAGGATCTTGATGCCTTAGCTGGAACCATTTCTGTCAAG CACTGTTCTGATGAAGCTAGCACAACAAGGCCACTTATAGTTGTCACTGCATCTGTTGACAAGATTGTGTTAAAGAGGCCAATTAGTGTTGACAATGATCTTAAAATAGTTGGTTCTGTTATATGGGTTGGGAGGTCCTCAATAGAGATTCAACTAGAGGTTACTCAATGCAAAGAAG ATGGCAGTGCCTCAGACTCAGTAGCACTGACAGCCAACTTCATATTTGTTGCTCGAGACTCAATAACCGGGAAGGCTGCTCCGGTTAATCGTCTCTCGCCTGAAACAGAACACGAAAAACTTCTTTATGAGCAAGCTGAAGCAAGAAATAatctgaagaagaggaaaagaggaGGGGAGAAAAGGGACTTTGAGAATGGGGAAGCAAATAGACTTCAGGCCTTGCTGGCTGAGGGAAGAATTTTCTGTGACATGCCAGCCTTAGCTGATCGAGACAGCATTCTTCTGAGGGATACCAGCCTTGAGAATGCTCTAATATGCCAGCCACAGCAAAGGAACATCCATGGTCGAATATTCGGAGGTTTCTTGATGCATCGTGCATTTGAGTTGGCTTTCTCAACAGCGTATGCCTTTGCTGGATTAGTTCCTTGCTTTCTTGAAGTTGACCATGTtgatttcctaagaaaatgttGC CAGGTTGACGTAGGGGATTTCTTGCGTCTCAAGTCGTGTGTTCTCTACACCGAACTTCATGATCCGGATCAGCCGCTTATCAATGTCGAAGTTGTAGCTCATGTCACAAGACCAGAGCTGCGATCTAGTGAG GTATCAAACACTTTCCATTTCACTTTCACAGTACGCCCTGAAGCAAAGGCAAAGAAAAACGGATTTAAACTTAGAAATGTGGTGCCAGCAACAGAGGAAGAAGCTCGCCGAATATTAGAGCGCATAGATGCTGACAACTTGAATGAGTACTTCAGAACATAA